A genomic region of Zygotorulaspora mrakii chromosome 7, complete sequence contains the following coding sequences:
- the DCI1 gene encoding putative dodecenoyl-CoA isomerase DCI1: MGDHITFRIKGGLFLITLNDPLKLNSLSFEDFNYIASLLEQSERCAKCCFTVIQSTGTHFSAGGKIEAVTAGSQLGTGELIEEICAPNVYVANTFATHSKPLICCLNGPAVGLAASMVLLCDIVFAVNSSVYLSFPFSALGFVPELSSSVTLPWKLGQNASYEHLIFSTPIYFRELYESGILSKNFDIDSSEKDASKRFNEECNRVLKPFCGTPATLQDIKTILSSSQLQHHSWLIKAQADEVATTLPFWVNGEPFKRFRKLLSRKRSKL; encoded by the coding sequence ATGGGAGATCATATTACGTTTCGTATCAAAGGAGGCCTATTTCTCATCACACTTAATGATCCCTTAAAATTAAACTCACTAAGTTTTGAAGACTTTAATTACATTGCATCCCTATTAGAGCAATCTGAACGTTGTGCAAAATGCTGCTTCACTGTAATCCAGAGTACAGGAACACACTTTTCAGCAGGTGGGAAAATTGAAGCGGTAACTGCTGGCAGTCAACTGGGAACCGGTGAACTTATAGAAGAAATTTGTGCACCTAATGTTTATGTGGCCAATACCTTTGCAACTCATTCAAAGCCCCTGATATGTTGTTTGAACGGACCCGCAGTTGGTCTCGCTGCTTCAATGGTGTTGTTGTGTGACATAGTATTCGCTGTCAACAGCTCTGTTTATCTGAGTTTTCCCTTTAGTGCCCTCGGTTTTGTACCGGAACTGTCCAGTTCCGTTACATTACCTTGGAAGTTAGGACAAAATGCCAGCTATGAGCACCTCATCTTCAGCACCCCAATTTATTTCCGAGAATTGTATGAAAGTGGAATACTCAGTAAAAATTTCGATATTGATTCTTCAGAGAAGGATGCTTCTAAGAGGTTCAACGAGGAGTGTAATCGTGTGCTGAAACCCTTTTGCGGGACACCGGCAACGTTGCAGGACATCAAGACCATACTTTCCTCCTCGCAACTACAGCACCACAGTTGGTTAATAAAGGCACAGGCGGATGAGGTGGCCACAACCTTGCCATTTTGGGTAAACGGCGAGCcgttcaaaagatttcgCAAATTATTGAGTCGGAAGCGCTCGAAACTCTGA
- the RSO55 gene encoding Rso55p (similar to Saccharomyces cerevisiae YLR281C; ancestral locus Anc_6.76) — MIRRFSLISACLIKKNKLPPRPKFTRELEFECEEKFLHGGRGPGGQKINKCNSKVQLKHLQTGIVVTCQETRSRENNRKIAREKMALELERLQNNTDLTRREHAIYEWTRQGKRAKVKRSKSKHMEHQEKRQLAKDEQQQIEQQILQTILDK, encoded by the coding sequence ATGATACGTAGATTCAGCCTGATCTCAGCATGTTTGATCAAGAAGAATAAGCTACCACCGAGGCCTAAATTTACGAGAGAGCTCGAGTTCGAATGTGAGGAGAAATTCTTGCATGGTGGTAGAGGCCCGGGTGGTCAAAAGATTAACAAATGTAACTCGAAAGTTCAATTAAAGCACCTTCAAACTGGAATTGTGGTAACATGCCAAGAAACAAGGTCGAGAGAGAACAACAGAAAAATAGCCCGCGAAAAGATGGCATTAGAATTAGAGCGGCTTCAGAACAATACAGATTTAACTAGAAGAGAGCATGCGATATATGAATGGACAAGGCAGGGCAAGCGGGCAAAGGTAAAGAGGAGTAAATCGAAACATATGGAACACCAAGAAAAGAGGCAACTAGCCAAAGATGAACAGCAACAAATAGAGCAACAAATCCTGCAAACCATCCTCGACAAATAG